Sequence from the Halobaculum rubrum genome:
CTCGTGAGCGAAGCGAACGAGAGCACGGAGGGCGAGCGGAGCGAGCCCTCCGAAGGCCGAGCGAGCGGCCCTTTTGATCATGAACGGGTTTTGACGGGGGTCGAGCGCCCAAAGGGCGCGAGGCCCCCGTTAAAAGTGGTTCATTTGAATCGGAACGTCTCCAGGTTCTTCGGCGCGAACGTCCGCATGTTGTAGTCGTGATACAGCGCCGAGGAGAAGTCCTGCACGGAACGCTCGTCGCCGTGGACGCACAGCACCTTCTCCGGGCGCGGGTTCATCGTCTTCACGAAGTTCTCCAGCCCCTGGCGGTCGGCGTGCCCGGAGAAGCCGTCGACCGTCTCGACACCCATCCGGAGGGTGATCGTCGAGTCGCGGCTCTTGTTGCGCGGATCCTGCACGGGGATCTCCTCCCAGCCGTTCTGGATCCGGCGCCCCAGCGTCCCCTGTGCCTGGTAGCCCACGAAGGTGAGCTTCGACTGCTCTTCGGTGCCGAGGTGGCGCAGCCACGACATGATCGGGCCGCCGGTCATCATCCCGGAGGTAGAGAGAATGATGCAGGGGCCGCCGTCGGCGACCTCCCGGCGCTCGTCCTCGCCCCCGTCGATGTGATTGAACTGGTCGGCGAGGAAGGGGTTCTCGTCCTCGTGGAAGATGCGGTCGCGCAGTTCGTCGCGGAGGTACTCGGGGTAGGTGGTGTGGATCGCCGTCGCCTCCCAGATCATCCCGTCGAGGTGGACCGGCATCTCCGGGATCTTGTCGTTTCGCATCGCCTCCTCCAGCACCATCATGATCTCCTGGGAGCGCCCGACCGCGAACGCCGGGATCAACACCTTCCCGTCGTCCTCGTACGTCTCGTTGATCACGTCGACCAGTTTTTCCTCGGAGTCCTCCTGGTCGGTCTGGTAGTCGTTGCGACCGCCGTAGGTGGACTCCATCACGAGCGTCTCCACGCGCGGGAAGTCGTTGACCGCGCCGTTGAACAGGCGGGTGTCGTCGTAGTGGATGTCGCCGGAGAAGGCGACGTTGTAGAGGCCGTCGCCGATGTGGAAGTGCGAGACGGCCGACCCGAGGATGTGGCCCGCGTTGTGGAACGTGAGCTTCATATCGGGCGCGATGTCGGTCACGTCGCCGTACTCCAGCGGGATGGTGTGTTTGATCGCCTCGCGAACCTGTGCGGACTCGTAGGGGGGCGTGCGCCCCTCCTTGCTCGCCACGTCGAGGTAGTCGAGCGTGAGCAGCCCCATCAGGTCGCGCGTCGGCTCCGTGCAGTAGATCGGCCCGTCGTAGCCGTACTTGAACAGCAGCGGGATGAGCGCGGAGTGGTCGAGGTGGGCGTGCGTGAGCACGACCGCGTCGATGTTCTGTGCGCCCGCGCCCAGCGCCTCCGGCACCTGGAGATACGGCACCTCGCCTTCCGCGCCGGGCTTGTCGCCGCAGTCGACGAGGATCCGCGTCTCGGCGGTGTTGAGAATGAACGAGGCGCGCCCGACCTCGCGGCAGCAGCCGAGCGTGGTGATGCGGACCCACTGCTCGTCGGCCATCTCCTCGCGGTGGATGGTGCGGCCGACCCGCTCGAGGATGTCGCGGCGCTCCTCGCGCTCCTGTTTCAGGAAGTTGCGGACGTTCGAGACGGTGGAGGACTCGATCGGCGGCGTGCGGACGACCTCGGGCGTCCACCCCACCTCCTGGGTGATCTCCCGGAGGGTCGAGCCGCGGCGGCCGATGACCATGCCGGGCTTTTCGGCCTCGATGACGACCTCGCCGGTGTCCTCGTGGAAATCGAGGTCGGCGACGCCGGCGTCGTCGGGGATGATCTCCTGGATCTTCGCCTCCGCCTCGCTCGGCTCGGAGAGCACGTCCGGATGCGGCCGGATCGTGATACGCTTTCGGAGCTTGGAGGCGAGCTGTCGGACGAGGTCGCCGTCCTGGGCGAACTCTTTCGGATGGCGCGTGTACACCACCAGCTCCGGACCCTCGTACTTGACGTCGGTGACGGAGATGTCGTCGGGGATCTCCGATTCGATCTGTGCTTTCGTGTCGGCTAACTGCTTCTCGACTTGACTCATATGTGAGAGGATCGTCGCGGGTCCCGGAGGGCGCGGCTGTCGGACGCGACGCCCTCGGGTCGACTGTGAGTTGAAGACTGCATGCGTACGGGACGCTCCGTTGTAGCTGCCCTCGTGGGCGACGGAAAACCCGCTTATTACCCCGTATCCCCCGCGTGTTATAAAACCCTTCGCAAACCACTACCCGTGGTCGGTCCGAACGGACCCTATGCGACTCACGCCTGCGTCCGTGGCCGCCGAACGCGACCGCCTCCGCGAGCGCGCCGCCGCGGTCGTCCCCTTACTCAACGACACCCGGGCCGCGCTCGGCGAGTTGTTCGACACCGACGTCGACCCCGTCACCGACGAGCGGTACCGCCGGGAGGTGGACCGCGTGTTCGCCGACGGCGACCGCGCGGTCAACGTCGCCGCCCTCGCGGGGCTCCTGCGCGAGCTGGACGTGGAGGGCGACTATCCGGGCTTCGTCGTCGACGAGCTGCTCGGGCGGCGACTCGCATCGACTATCGCCGGCGGCCAGCCGCTCGCGCTGCTGGCGGAGGCGACGTTCCACTTCGCGGATACCCGGACACACGGCGGCCCCGACGACGCCGCGGGCGCGGACGACCTCGACGCCGCACTGGCGGCGGGCTTCCAGACCAGACTCCCGGGCTGGTCGTGGCGCGAGGGCGACAGTCCGTTCGCGGTGGAGCCACACGAGGACTAGGTCACCCCGTCGTGTGGATCAGCGTCACGAGGGGCTCCTCGTCGGGAGCGTCGTCGTCGGGGACCGCGACCGACTCGGGGTATCGCTCGAAGCCCGCCGACTCGTAGAACGGCACCAACCCCTCCCGGCAGAGGAGGACCGGGTTCACGTCGCCGAGGCGGTCGTGTGTGACGACCGCCTCGAGGAGAGCCCGACCGACGCCGTCGCCCCGGCGCTCCGTGGCGACGACGACGTCGTAGACGCGGGCGTAGTAGACGAAATCCGTGATGACGCGGGCGGCGGCGATCAACTCGTCGCCGTCGCGGAGCCCGAGCGCCAGGTCCGTGTTCGCCAGCGCGTGCGCCACGTCGTCGCGCTCGCGGTCGTCCCACCAGCCGTACTCCCGGTAGAGCGCGAGGAGATCGTCCGTGTCGTCGGCGGCGAGTTCGACTCGCGTGAGCGTCACAGCAGCGACTTCCGCGGCGCCGGTCGTAAGCGTTGGCGACGCCCGTCACCGGGTACCACGGCGGGGAAACGCACTTGTCGGCGGCGGCGATTCCGCCGAACGTGAACGCCGCACGTCGCTCCCGCGTCCCCGCTCGACCCCGCGGCGAGCGGCGCGTTCGCGCTCCGATTCCGCCGCGTGGCGGGTAGCCACGCATTCATTCTCGTTCCCTCCGCAGACACCGGCGACCGATCGCACCGAGTTTAAGACGGCAGTCCGATATCCACGAGTATGAGCGAACACGAGTCCGCCGACTCCGACGGCGACGACCAGGAGTTGGGGATCACGAAATCCAAGGAGTACGAGACCGGCGAATGGTACGCCGAGGTGGTCCAGAAGGCGCAGTTGGCGAACTACGCGCCCGAGGGGATGTCGGGGTTCATCATCACCCGGCCCCGCGGCTACGCGCTCTGGGAGCGCCTGCAGGGGTTCCTCGACGCGAAGTTCAAGGAGACCGGCGTGCAGAACGCCTACTTCCCGATGTTCATCCCCGAGTCGTACCTCGAGGCCGAGAAGGACATCGTCGAGGGGTTCGACCCCGAGGTCGCGTGGGTGACCCACGGCGGCCACGAGGAGCTCGACGAGCGCCTCGCGGTCCGTCCCACCTCCGAGTCGATCATCACGCCCTACATCAGCCAGTGGGTGCGCAGCCACCGCGACCTCCCCCTGCGAGTGAACCAGTGGTGCTCGGTCGTGCGCTGGGAGGCGACGGAGACGAAGCCGTTCTTCCGCACGAAGGAGTTCCTCTGGCAGGAGGGCCACACGGCTCACGCCGACCGCGACGACGCGTGGGACGAGACGCTGACCCGACTCGAGCAGTACGAGTCCGCATACCGGGACTTCCTCGCGATCCCCGTCCTTCGCGGACAGAAGCCCGACCACGACACGTTCCCCGGGGCGGACACCACCACGACGGTGGAGGCGCTGATGCCCGACGGCAAGTCCGTGCAGGGCGGCACCTCACACTACCTCGGAACGAGCTTCGCCGAGGCGTTCGACATCACCTTCTCCGGCGAGGACGAGGCGGAGCGGCTCGCTCACACGACCTCGTGGGGGTTCTCGTGGCGCGCGCTCGGCGCGCTGATCATGACCCACTCCGACGACCAGGGGCTCGTCTTGCCCCCGACCGTCGCGCCCACGCAGGTCGCGATCGTGCCCATCTGGCAGGAGGACACCAAAGACGAGGTGCTCGAGTACGCCGAGGGCGTCGCCGAAGAGCTGGAGGAGGCGGGGATCCGCGTCGAACTCGACGACCGCGACACGCGCAATCCCGGGTTCAAGTTCAACGAACACGAGCTCAACGGCGTTCCCGTGCGCTTCGAGATCGGCCCCTACGAGGTCGAGGACGACGAGGTCACCGTCGTCCATCGCCCCGACGGCGAGGAGACGACCGTCGACCGGAACGGCGTCGCCGAGGCGACCCGCGACCACCTCGACGAGGTGTACGCGAAACTGTACGCCGCCGCCGAGGAGAACCTCGCGGGCGAGGTGCGCGAGGCCGACTCGCGAAACGAGATCCTCGGCACCATCGGCCAGCACGGCGGCTACGTGAAAGCACCGTGGTGCGGCGACGAGGACTGCGAAGGGGAGATCAAAGACCAGATCGCCGCCGAGATCGTGATGGTCCCGTTCGAGGAGGACGACGACCGCCACGGCACCGATCACGACGACACCTGCGCCGTCTGCAACGACGACGCGACGCGGACCGCGTACTTCGCGAAGTCGTACTGAGGTCGCCGCCCCGTCGCCGCGATCGCCGCTCTCGGGGACTGTTCTCGCGACGGGACGCTCCTGTCGACCCACCGAACGATAACTCGGGATCGAGTCAGCGCACGCCCTCCGGCGATCGATATCGTTCACGGTCGTCCGAGAGGATACAGTCATCCTATAACATCCTAATATGGCAATAACACACCCTTAGCCGTTTAGGGTCAATCCTTTATTCGGGCCACGAGAACCGCCAGCCATGACTGAGCCGGACGCGTCGGCGCGCGTCGGGGGCCTGGCGGACCCCAATGACGAGCGCTCGAACTGTGGCGTGGGGGCCGTCGTCGACCTCGACGGCGGGCGATCGCACGAAGTAGTATCGGACGCGCTCGACCTGCTCGAGAACCTCGAGCATCGAGGGACGACGGGTGCAGAGCAGAACACCGGCGACGGCGCCGGCATCATGATCGAGCGGCCCGACGAGTTCTTCGAGGCCGTCGTCGGCGACCTCCCCGAGACGTACGCGGTGGGGTCGGTGTTCATGCCGACCGACGACGACGCCCGCGAGCAACTGGAGGCGCTGTTCGAGTCGACGCTCGCGGAGTACGACCTCGACGTGCTCGCGTGGCGCGACGTGCCCACCGACGCGGCGGAGGCGGACCTCGGCCGGACCGCGCTCGAAGCCGAGCCCGACGTCCGGCAGGTGTTCGTCGCGCCCGCGGAGGGCGCCGACCTCGACGAGGAGACGTTCGACCGACGGCTGTACGTCGCCCGACGTGCGGTGGAGTCGGCCGCCGAGGACCTCGCGGGCGAGCGGTTCTACGTCTGTTCGCTCGATCGCCGACGGGTCGTCTACAAGGGCCTGCTGAAGGCCGACCAGATCGACGCCTACTATCCCGACCTGCGCGACGAGCGCCTCGACTCGGGCGTCGCGCTCGTGCACGCACGCTTCTCGACGAACACGCTGGGCGCGTGGCATCTCGCGCACCCGTACCGCAACGTCGTCCACAACGGCGAGTTCAACACGATTCAAGGGAACGTCAACTGGATGCGCGCGCGCCAGTCGGACCTCGCGGACGGCGGCTTCGCCGACGAGGAACTCGACGCGGTGCGGCCGGTCATCTCCGACCCGAACCAGTCGGACACGGCCTCCGTCGACGAGACGCTCGACCTCCTGTTGCAAAGCGGGCGGGAGCTTCCGCACGCGCTGCGGATGATGATCCCCGAGGCGTACCGCAAGGACGACGCGATGAGCGAGGCCCGGCGCGACTTCTACGACTACCACGCCTCGCTGGTCGAGCCCTGGGACGGCCCCGCCCTCGTGATCGGCTTCGACGGCGACCGCGTCGCGGGCGTGCTCGACCGCAACGGGCTCCGGCCGTGCCGCTACGACGTGACGACCGACAACCGCCTCGTGATGGGCAGCGAGGTCGGCGCGCTCGAACACGACCCCAGCGAGGTGCGCGAGCGCGGGCGCCTCCGACCGGGCGAGACGTTCGTCGCCGACCGCACGGAGGGTCGCGTCCTCGACGACGAGGAGGTGTTCGCCGACCTCACCGACGACAAGTACGGCGAGTGGGTCGACGCCGAGCAGCGCGATCTCACGGACGTGACCGACGAGGCCGAGCCGAGCCCGGAGACGGGGCCGGACGACGACCTCCGCGCCAGGCAGGCCGCCTTCGGCTACACCACCGATCAGCTGAATCACCTCATCGGCCCGATGTCCGAACAGGGGAAAGACCCCGTCGGCTCGATGGGCGACGACACCCCGCTGTCGGTCCTCTCGGAGTTCGACCGCCCGCTGTTCACGTACTTCAAGCAGCTGTTCGCGCAGGTGTCGAACCCGCCGATCGACTACATCCGCGAGGAGCTGGTCACCTCCCTGGAGACGCGGCTGGGCCCCCAACGCAACCTCCTCGAGGAGACGCCCGAACACGCCCGCCAGGTCGTCCACGACTCGCCCGTCGTCACCGAGGCGGAGACGGCGACGCTCCGTGACCTGGGGACGGCGACCGACGGCGACCTCACCTCGGTCACGCTCGACATGACGTTCGACCCCGACGCGGACCTGGAAACCGCCGTCGAGGACCTCCGGGCGGCCGCGGCCGAGGCCGTCCGTGACGGCGCCGACGTGCTCGTGCTCTCGGACCGCGGGATGGGTCCCGATCGCCTGCACGTCCCGAGCCTGCTTGCGACGGGCGCGGTCCACCACCACCTCGTGCGCGAGGGACTGCGCGCGCGCGCCGGGCTCGTTGTCGAGTCGGGCGATCCCCGCGAGGTCCACCACGTGGCGTGTCTCGTCGGCTACGGCGCCGGCGCGGTGTGCCCGTACCTCGCGTACGACACGGTCCGCGACATCGTCGCCGGTCCCGACGGCGCCGACGAGGCGAAGGCGCTGCGGGCGTACCGCGACGCCGTAGAGATGGGGCTGCTGAAGACGATGGCGAAGATGGGCATCTCGACGGTCGAGTCCTACCAGGGCGCGCAGATCTTCGAGGCGGTCGGCCTGGGTTCGGATCTGGTGCGCGAGTACTTCGAGGGCACCGAGATCCGGACCGAGGGGATCGGCCTCCCCGAGATCGAGTCGGACCTGCGCGAGCGGTACGCCGTCGGCTTCGGCGACGATCCACAACTGGAGACGCAAGGGGAGTACGAGAACCGCTCCTCGGGCATCAAACACGGCTGGAACCCCCACTCGGTGAACGCGCTGCACACCGCCGTCCGGGAGGGCGACCGCGAGGCGTGGGACGAGTTCTCGGCGCAGGTGAACGACCCCGACACGCCCGCGGAACTGCGGAACCTCCTCGACATCGGCAACGAACGCGACCCGATCCCGGTCGATGAGGTGGAGCCGGTCGACGAGATCGCCAAGCGCTTCTCGACGGCCGCGATGAGCCTCGGGAGCCTCTCGCCCGAGCAACACGAGAACAACGCGATCGCGATGAACCGGATCGGGGCGAAGTCCAACACGGGCGAGGGCGGCGAGCCGCCCGAGCGCTTCGACACCGAACGGGGCTGCAGCGTCAAGCAGGTCGCGTCCGGGCGCTTCGGCGTCACCTCGAACTACCTCGCGACCGCCGAGGAGATCCAGATCAAGATGGCGCAAGGGTCCAAGCCCGGCGAGGGCGGCCATCTCCCCGGCGCGAAGGTGAACGAATACATCGCTCAGGTGCGCTACTCCACGCCCGGCGTCGGCCTCATCTCGCCGCCGCCGCTGCACGACATCTACTCCATCGAGGACCTGAAGCAGCTCATCTACGACCTGAAGGCCGCCAACCCCGAGGCCGACGTCAACGTGAAGCTCGTCTCGGAGGCGGGCATCGGCACCATCGCCGCCGGCGTCGCGAAGGCGGAGGCGGACGTGGTCCACATCTCCGGGCACTCCGGCGGGACGGGCGCGTCGCCGAAGACCTCGATCAAGAACGCGGGGCTGCCGTGGGAGCTGGGCGTCGCGGAGGCGAACCAGATGCTGCGGGCGACGGGCCTGCGCGACCGCATCACCGTCTCCGCGGACGGCGGGCTGAAGACCGGCCGCGACGTAGCCGTCGCCGCGCTGTTGGGCGCCGAGGAGTTCGCGTTCGGGACGGCCGCGCTCGTCTCCTCGGGCTGTGTGATGGCTCGACAGTGCCACCAGAACACCTGCCCGGTCGGCGTCGCCACCCAGCGCGAGGACCTGCGCGACCGGTTCCCCGGCGAGCCCGAGCACGTCATCAACTACATGCAGTTCATCGCGCAGGAACTGCGCGAGTACATGGCCGAGTTGGGCTTCACCTCGGTCGACGAGATGGTCGGCCGGGTCGACTGTCTCTCTCAACGCGAGGTCGACCACCCGAAGGCGAGCAAGCTCGACCTGTCGGCGCTCATCGCCGAGCCGAGCGACGACGGCCCGCGCCACAAGGTGCGCGAGCAGGACCACCCCGACCTGGCGGAGGCGCTCGACTGGGAGCTGCTCGACGAGCTCGGCGACAGCGTCGAGACGGGTGAGCCCGCCGCCCTCGCGGCCGACGTGGACAACACCGACCGCGCGATCGGCGCCACCCTGTCGAACCGCATCTCGCGAGCCCACGGGGAGGAGGGACTCCCCGCGGGCACGCTGGATCTCGACTTCCGCGGCGAGGCCGGCCAGTCGTTCGCCGCGTTCCTCGCGGCGGGCGTCGACGCCCACCTCGTCGGCGCCGCCAACGACTACGTCGGCAAGGGCCTGTCGGGCGGGACGGTCGTCGTCCAGACGCCCGAGGACGCCGCCTTCGAGCCCGACGAGAACGTCCTCATCGGCAACGTCGCGTTGTACGGCGCCACCGACGGCGAGGCGTACGTCAACGGCGTCGCCGGCGAGCGCTTCGCCGTACGAAACTCCGGCGTGAAGGCCGTCGTCGAGGGCGTCGGCGACCACGGCTGCGAGTACATGACCGGCGGCGTCGTCGCGGTACTGGGCGACGTGGGACGCAACTTCGCCGCGGGGATGTCCGGCGGCGTCGCGTACGTCCACGACCCGGACGACGAACTGCCCGCGAAGACGAACAAGGGGATGGTGAGCCTCTCCGAGGATCTGACCGACCAGGACGAGGCGATGGTGCGCCGCCTGGTCGAGAACCACCTCGAGCGCACCGACAGCGACCGCGCGCGCGAGTTGCTCGACGACTGGGAGTCGGTCGTCGGCGAGTTCACGCGCGTGCTTCCCGACGCCTACGCGGAGGTCATCGCGGAGGGTCGCGGCGACGACGTGCGCGAGCAGCTCCCCGACGCCGTCGAGGGCGGCGCCGCGACCGCGGAGTTCGGCGCGGGTGTCGTGGGCGACGACTGAGTCGGCTCGGACCTCCGGGAGAGCTATGCTTCCGGCTGTCGGGGTTCGGTTCGACCGAGCTCCCTCGTGGCTGCGACCGTACCAACGAGCGTGTTACGCCAGTTGTCCGGCTATCACTCCCGACAGCTTTGCCACTCCGTAGCAAGGAGCCCGTATAGCACACAGTCGTGGTACTGCCCGTCAACGAAGTCCTGTTCCCGCAGTCTCCCCTCCTCGACGAAGCCAACCTTCTCCACGAGCCGCTTCGATGCGTCGTTGAACTCGACGACCTCCGCGACGAACTTGTGAAGTCGGCGCTGTTTGAACCCGTACTCGACGAGGAGTTCGATCGCCTCGCTTCCGTACCCTTCGCCCCAGTTCGACGGGTGGATCCAGCAACTGGGTTCGGCGATACCTGCCGACGTGTCCTCGATCGAATACCCGACTAATCCGACGGCCTCCGTATCGACAGCGACGACGAAGCGAACGGCGGACGACGACTCCGGGTCGGCTGTGAAAAGCGAGCGTATCTCGTTCAGGGAGTACGGTCTGGACGGCTGCATCGTCTTCCGGATGTCCGGCGAGTTAACCGTCTCGTGAACGAACGAGATGTCCCCTTCCTCGACGGTGCAAAGGGACACCGATTCCCCCGACAGGAACGTCGGTCCTGGCATACCCAGCGTCGTCGATCGCCCGATATACCGGTTGCGATACGACCGCCACGACTTCGTCGACGGATCCGGACAAGACCGAACTTAACCCGGATGCCGCCCAACCCCGCCCATGGACAGCCTCAATCGCATGGCGGTGGAGCTGGTCGACGAGGCGCTCGATTTCGCCGACGAGCTCGAGCTCGCGGCCTACGAACTCGACTCCGGCGCGACGGTGGTCGACTTCGGCGTCGACGCCGACGGCGGCATCGAGGCGGGGATGTTGCTCGCGGAGATACAGACCGCCGGACTGGCGACCCTCCAGACCGGGATGGGTCGCGTCGACGGCTCGCCGACCCCCTACGTCGAGTTGACGACGGACCACCCGGGCGTCGCGCTGCTCGGCTCCCAGAAGGCCGGCTGGGAACTGGAGACGGAGCACTTCTCGGGGCTCGGCTCCGGGCCCGCCCGCGCGCTCGTCGGCGAGGAGCGGGAGTTCCAGGCGCTGGGCTACTACGACGAGTTCGATCTCACCGTCCTCTGCGTGGAGAGCGCGACGCTCCCCGACGACGAGGTGGTCGCCGAGGTCGCCGAGCGCGCGAACGTGAACGAGCAGGCGGTGTACCTTCCGACGACGGCCCTGGGCTCGACGGCGGGGAGCGTGACCGCGGCCGCGCGGGCCGCCGAACTCGCGGTCTTCCGGCTGTTCGAACTGGGGTACGACCTCGAGCAGATCAAGTCGGCCGCGGGCTCGGCCCCGGTTGCGCCCGTCAGCTACGACGAGACCGAGGCGATGGGCCGGACGAACGACGCGCTCGCGTACGGCGGCGAGGTCCACCTCACCGTCGCCGAGGACTTCGACCGGTTCGACGAGGTGCCCTCCAGCGCCGCTGCCGAGTTCGGCCGGCCGTTCGCGGAGGTGTTCGCCGAGGCGGACTACGACTTCTACGAACTGGACGAGTCCGTGTTCGCGCCCGCCGCGGTCACCGTCGACGTGCTCGACGGGCCGACGTACGCGCTCGGCGAGACCCGCGAGGACCTGCTCGCGGCGTCGTTCGACTACCGGTGATCGGTCGGCGGCGATGAAGTTCAAACTCGTTCCCGAACCGCCAGAAACGGTCGCGTTCGTCGCCGACGCGCAGGCGGCGGTGCCGCTGGTCCCCGGCAGCGAGGACGACTGCTGTGCCCGGCTGATGCGGCGGCTGGGCTTCCGCTCGCGTGACGTGGCCCGGACGTGGCTCACGTTCCTCCGCGCGCTCGGACTCGCCGAGGAGACCGACGACGGCTTCAAGCGACTCCGCGCGGACCCGACGCCGGAGCATCTGCGCGGGCAGTTCCTCGCGGGCGTGTACGGGGCCGGCGACGTTGCGGACGCGCTCCTCGCGGCCGGGCCGGCGGGCGACTCCGACGGGGACGCCGACGGCCTCACCGTCGACGAGGCGTTCGCGGCGTTCGTCGACCGCGTGCCGAACTGGGAGCGGTTCCGGACGAGCGACTGGGAGTCGGTGTGGCGCGAGCGCGTCGAGCGCCACCTGCGGTGGTTCGTGCTGCTCGATCTCGCGGAGGAACGGGACGGCGCGTACGCGGCGACGGGGGCCCTCCGGAACCTGCGCGACGACCGCGACCTCCGTGGCGACCGCAACGACCACGACGATCCTGACGATCACACCGAACGCGATGCGTGAGAACGTCGACCCGACGAGGCTCGCATCCCCGCTGGCCGACGCCACGGGAGTGACCTTCGACCTCGACGACACGCTCGTCTCCTATCGCCGGTCGCCCGGGGAGGTGCTCGCGGCCGCCTTCGCCGCCGTCGGCGTCGACCCGATCTTCCCCGTCGAGGCGTACTACGACCGCTTCGCCGAGTTCAACGACCGGACGGACTCAATGGCGCAACTCCGGACCGAGTGTTTCGCCGCGCTCTGCGAGGAGCGCGACCGAGACCCGGATCTCGGTCGCGTGGTGGCGGACGCGTTCGCCGACGAGCGCGACCACGCGAACGTGGCGTGGCGGCCGGGGGCGCGCGACCTGCTGGACGCGCTCGACGCCCGGGGCGTTCCCTACGCTGTCGTGACCAACGGGCCGCCGGACGCGCAGTCGGCGAAGGTCGGCGCGGTCGGCCTCGACGACCGCGCGGTCGACGTGGTGTTCGCCGGGCACGACGCCCCCGCGAAGCCCGACGTCGGCGCCTTCGAGGCCGGCCTCTCGGCTCTCGATACCCACCCCGGCGACGCGGTTCACGTCGGCGACTCGCCCGAGTCCGACGCCGCCGGGGCGATCGCGGCGGGGCTGAGGGCGGTCCTCGTCGGCGACCGCGGGCCGACACCGTCGGGAGCCGTGCGGGTGCCGTCGCTGGGTGCGCTGCTGGCTCCTGATCTCGTCGGCGACGACCCGAGGAACTGACGGCGGCTACTCGCCGGCTACTCGTCGGCGTAGGTCACGCCTGTGACGGTGCCGACGCCCTTGCTTTGGCCCTCCCGGAAGACGAACCGCTGGCCCGCCTCGACGAGGTACGGCTGGAACTTGAACCGGACCTCCGTCTCGCCGGTGTCTCCGGGAAGCAGCCGTCCGCCCTCCGGATGGAAGACGGCCGCCTCGCTGACGGTCTCCAGGTGGACGACCGGCTCGTACCCCTCCTGGATCCGGGTCGGGTGGTTGAGCACCATCACCTCCGCCTCGAACGATCGGACCGGTCGGGGGTCGCTCTCGCGCTCCACCAGCGCCATCCCGCGCTGGACCTCCGACTCGTTCACGCCCTTGAGCGCGATGCC
This genomic interval carries:
- a CDS encoding beta-CASP ribonuclease aCPSF1 — protein: MSQVEKQLADTKAQIESEIPDDISVTDVKYEGPELVVYTRHPKEFAQDGDLVRQLASKLRKRITIRPHPDVLSEPSEAEAKIQEIIPDDAGVADLDFHEDTGEVVIEAEKPGMVIGRRGSTLREITQEVGWTPEVVRTPPIESSTVSNVRNFLKQEREERRDILERVGRTIHREEMADEQWVRITTLGCCREVGRASFILNTAETRILVDCGDKPGAEGEVPYLQVPEALGAGAQNIDAVVLTHAHLDHSALIPLLFKYGYDGPIYCTEPTRDLMGLLTLDYLDVASKEGRTPPYESAQVREAIKHTIPLEYGDVTDIAPDMKLTFHNAGHILGSAVSHFHIGDGLYNVAFSGDIHYDDTRLFNGAVNDFPRVETLVMESTYGGRNDYQTDQEDSEEKLVDVINETYEDDGKVLIPAFAVGRSQEIMMVLEEAMRNDKIPEMPVHLDGMIWEATAIHTTYPEYLRDELRDRIFHEDENPFLADQFNHIDGGEDERREVADGGPCIILSTSGMMTGGPIMSWLRHLGTEEQSKLTFVGYQAQGTLGRRIQNGWEEIPVQDPRNKSRDSTITLRMGVETVDGFSGHADRQGLENFVKTMNPRPEKVLCVHGDERSVQDFSSALYHDYNMRTFAPKNLETFRFK
- a CDS encoding GNAT family N-acetyltransferase, with translation MTLTRVELAADDTDDLLALYREYGWWDDRERDDVAHALANTDLALGLRDGDELIAAARVITDFVYYARVYDVVVATERRGDGVGRALLEAVVTHDRLGDVNPVLLCREGLVPFYESAGFERYPESVAVPDDDAPDEEPLVTLIHTTG
- the proS gene encoding proline--tRNA ligase, yielding MSEHESADSDGDDQELGITKSKEYETGEWYAEVVQKAQLANYAPEGMSGFIITRPRGYALWERLQGFLDAKFKETGVQNAYFPMFIPESYLEAEKDIVEGFDPEVAWVTHGGHEELDERLAVRPTSESIITPYISQWVRSHRDLPLRVNQWCSVVRWEATETKPFFRTKEFLWQEGHTAHADRDDAWDETLTRLEQYESAYRDFLAIPVLRGQKPDHDTFPGADTTTTVEALMPDGKSVQGGTSHYLGTSFAEAFDITFSGEDEAERLAHTTSWGFSWRALGALIMTHSDDQGLVLPPTVAPTQVAIVPIWQEDTKDEVLEYAEGVAEELEEAGIRVELDDRDTRNPGFKFNEHELNGVPVRFEIGPYEVEDDEVTVVHRPDGEETTVDRNGVAEATRDHLDEVYAKLYAAAEENLAGEVREADSRNEILGTIGQHGGYVKAPWCGDEDCEGEIKDQIAAEIVMVPFEEDDDRHGTDHDDTCAVCNDDATRTAYFAKSY